The window GCAGAAAAGCCCATGGATTGCAAGAAAATGAGATACAGAATGATGAGATCAGAGTCTATATAGCAAATATTTTACTTTTACTACTCTTATTGACCGTTTCACAAGCTTGATGTGCACGCTGCACACTGGTTATAAAGTAACCAACTTATAAAATTTGAGCTGTGGGCTCAATCAATAAGGCAACGAAAAAGTTGCCGCTCGGCAGTCGACCCGGCTGTCCGCATGGCCTTAACCCGAAAACGGGTGGTCGAAAAATATTTACATGAAAGATCACAGCATTGCTGCATTTCATACTTTAATAATAATATACCCGATGGCGAAGAATGTCAAGAAAGAAATTCTCGGTGTGCCCCGACGTAAAAAGAAACGACATCGCGTCTGCCATGTCGTTTCTTATGAAGCTTTATTCGTCCGCAGCTTTCGCATCCTCAGAATCTACCGCATAGCAGAGAATCATCAGACTGTCGGAAAAGTGCACATTTTCAACCGGAATGCCCAATCCTTCCAAATGAAGGTCCTCTCCGGTAAAATTCCACAGGCCACGGATACCATGGTCGACCAGATTTTTGGCCATATAGGGCGCAATCCCATGCGGTACCGTCAACACCGCAACATCTGGATGATGCTGATCGACATAGTCGTACAGTTCGGCCACGTCGCGGATGTTGACCGGTCCGAAATCCATGCCAACGACTTTTTTATCGGCGTCAAATGCACAAATCAAATCAAAACCGCTGGCTTTGAAATCAAAATTCTTCAAAAGTGCGCGGCCAATATTACCGACGCCGACCAAAATTGCTTTTCGCTGACGATGGATGCCTAAGATCTCTCCCAGGCCTTCGCACAGCTTTTCCACGTTATAGCCATATCCCTGCTGTCCAAATCCGCCAAAACAATTAAAATCCTGTCGGATTTGCGATGCGGTCAATCCCATCGATTCCGCAAGCGCACGGGATGATATACGTTGCACACCATTCGCCCGGAGCCTCGAAACATAACGATAGTAGCGGGGAATGCGGTGGATGACCGCCCGGGATACCTTCTGTTTCTTGTCCAAAGCGAAGCCTCCTACTTATTTCAATCGAGAGAAGCAATGGTTTCCAGCACGTAATCGGTAAACTCCTGCGCAGTTGCGCCGGTATCACGGCCGGTGATCACATACTTCTTCTTTTCATACATACAGATATCCAAAGCGCGATCGAGTTTCTTTGCCAGTTCGATCTCGCCAATGTGTTCGAGCAGCATGACCGATGCACGCAGTACCGACGACGGGTCGGCATACTTTGCGCGGCCTTCCTGCACCATACGCGGCGCCGAGCCATGGATTGCTTCGAACATCGCATACCGCTTGCCGATGTTAGCCGAACCAGCCGTACCAACACCACCCTGGATTTCCGCAGCTTCGTCGGTGATGATATCGCCGTACAGGTTGGGCAGTACAACGACCTTGAAATCACGGCGACGCTTGTCGTCCAGCAGCTTTGCGGTCATGATGTCGATATACCAGTCGTCAAATACGACTTCCGGATACTCAGCGGCAACCTTCTGGCAGGTATCGAGGAACTTGCCATCGGTCGTCTTGATGATGTTGGCCTTGGTTACACAAGAAACACGGTTCTTACCGGTCTTTTTCGCGTAATCAAATGCCAGACGGGCAATACGTTCACAGCCCTGCGAAGTCGCGACTGTAAAGTCGATGAACAGATCGTCCTCGATCTGCACGCCCTGCGAGCCGACTGCATAGCCGCCTTCGGTGTTTTCACGGTAGAACGTCCAGTCGATGCCGAGTTCGGGTACCTTCACCGGACGGACGTTGGCAAACAGGTCGAGCGCCTTACGCATTGCAACATTGGCAGACTCTACGTTCGGCCACGGATCGCCCTTACGCGGGGTCGTGGTCGGTCCCTTGAGGATGACATGGCAAGCCTTGAGTTCTTCCATGACATCCGGCGGAATAGCGCAGCCCAGTTCAGCACGGCGCTCAATGGTCAGGCCATCGATCACACGGAATTCAACCTTGCCCGCCTTGACCTTATCGGCCAGCAGGGTTTCCAGCGCATGCTGCGCCATACCGGTGATCATCGGGCCAATGCCGTCGCCGCCGCAAACGCCGATGATAATTTTATCCAACTTGGAATAGTCGATGAAATCGCCCTGCTCCTTCATCGCACGGATGCGCGCGAGCTGGCTTTCTACGACTTTTTCATATTGCGCAATTGCTTTTTCAGATAATGCCATTGGGGTGTCCTCCAACTAATCGATATTATTTTAACAATTTTTCAGCTAGTTGTCAACGAGTCGTCCAGACTCCTTTGGTCAGACGCCGGTAAAAAATTTGATGCAACCGTATCTTTGACAAAAATATGACTTAGCCGTTTTGCTTTTTCGCATAATTGAGCGTACCGCCTGCCAGCAGTGCACCGCGCTGACGGTCGGAAACTTCGCATTCCGCCTGGAAGGTGTAGCCATTGACAACTACCGTCACACGGCTGCCATTTTTAATTTCCTCGGCAATATGCGGCAGCTGGATGCTGTCGTTCAGGCTGATCTTATCGTAGTCTGCCGGGTCAACGAACGTCAACGGGATGATGCCCGAGTTGACCAGGTTGGCCTTGTGGATACGGGCAAACGACTTGACTAGAACCGCACGAACGCCCAGATATAGCGGCACCAGTGCAGCATGTTCACGGGACGAGCCCTGACCATAGTTTGCACCGCCGACGATCACGCCACCACCCTGCTCCTGGCAGCGAGCCGGGAACTTGGGATCGACGTTAATGAAGCAGTAGTTGGAGTAATACGGGATGTTGGAACGATACGGCAGCAGCTTGGCGCCAGCCGGCAGGATGTGGTCGGTAGTGATGTTGTCCTCGATCTTAAGGACGACCTTACCAGCATAGCTGTCTTCCAGTTCCTTGCCCAGCGGGAAGAGCTTGATGTTCGGACCACGACGTACTTCAACGGTGGACGGGTCTTCCGCGGGCTTGATAATCAGATTATCGTTGATATCAAAATGCTCGGGCATTTCGATGACCGGTGCCTCACCCAGCGTACGCGGGTCGGTCAGGACACCAGCCAGCGCCGAAGCGGCAGCCACTTCGGGCGAAACCAGATAGATCTGTGCATCCTGGGTACCCGAACGACCTTCGAAGTTGCGATTAAAGGTACGCAGCGAAACGCCGCCCGATTCGGGAGACTGGCCCATACCGATGCATGGACCGCAAGCGCATTCCAGAATACGAGCGCCGGCTGCAATGATATCCGACAGGGCGCCGTTCTTGGCGAGCATATCAAATACCTGCTTGGAACCCGGGCTGATGGTCAGCGATACATCCGGATGAATGGTCTTGCCCTTCAGGATGGCAGCGACCTTCATCATATCATAGTAAGACGAGTTGGTGCACGAACCGATGCAGCACTGGTTGACCGTGATCGGGCCGATCTCGGTGACCGGCTTCACATTGTCGGGCATGTGCGGCATCGCAGCCAGCGGCACCAGCGTATTAAGGTCTACCGTGTATTCTTCATCGTACTTGGCATCCGGGTCGGATGCGAGCGGTACATAAACATCGCCGCGGCCCTGTGCTTCCAGAAATGCCTTGGTCACTTCGTCCGACGGGAAAATGGACGTGGTGGCGCCCAGTTCAGCGCCCATATTGGTGATCGTTGCACGCTCGGGTACCGACAGCGTCGCAACGCCTTCGCCTGCATACTCTACAATCTTGCCAACGCCGCCCTTGACGGTCATCTGGCGCAGTACATCCAAAATGATGTCCTTGGCAGCGACCCACGGCTGCAATTTGCCGGTCAGGGTCACGCGTACCATCTTGGGCATGGGGATGTAATACGCGCCGCCGCCCATGGCGACCGCAACGTCCAGGCCGCCTGCACCAAACGCCAGCATACCGATGCCGCCGCCGGTGGGGGTGTGGCTGTCCGAACCAATCAGGGTCTTGCCCGGTGCGCCAAAGCGTTCGAGATGTACCTGATGGCAGATACCGTTGCCTGCCTTGGAGTAGTAGATGCCATGCTTCTTGGCAACCGTACCGATGTACTTGTGGTCGTCCGCATTCTCAAAACCAGACTGGAGGGTATTGTGGTCAATATAGGCAACCGATCGTTCGGTCTTGACCTGGTCGACTCCCATGGCCTCAAATTGCAGGTACGCCATGGTACCCGTGGCGTCCTGGGTCAGGGTCTGATCGATTTTCAAACCGATCTCCTGGCCCTGCACCATTTCCCCATCGACCAGATGTGCTTTCAGAATTTTTTCTGCAATCGTCATTCCCATTGTCTTGCATCGCTCCTCATGATGATCCGTGCGGCAAACCCTTGCCGCAGCTTTCCTCTATGTGACGGCTTCCACAGCCTTCTCCACGGCGTTGTGCCGTGCCCAAATTGTAAAAAAACGGCTTTCGAAACGAAACCCTTCTTATTTTAACGCAAAAGCCGCTGTTTTTCCAGAGTAAATCACGAAATTTTTTGACAAATCTTTTCGCTGATTTCGGCTGTTGCAAAAGCATTTTGCAGGGTCGTGCCCAGATTGCCGGCTTGGAATTCATAATACGCCTGGCTTCCGATCATGGCCGCATTGTCGCCGCACAAGTGGAGCGGTGGCAGATAAAGCTGGATCTTCCGGCGGGCTGCCATTTCATGCAGGGCTTTGCGCAGCCAGGAATTGGCGGCTACCCCGCCGGCACAGACCACATCCCGCACACCGGTCTGGTCGATCGCAAGCTCCAGCCGGGGCACTAGCGTATCGACTACTGCTGCACAAAATGCGGCCGCCAGAGCGGGTTTATCAATGGTTTCGCCCTTTTGCTCGGCGTTATGCGCCAGATTGATGACCGCTGTTTTCAGGCCCGAGAACGAAAAATCCAGTGGAGCATCTTTGACTTTGGAATGCGGCAGCGGATATTTGGACGCATCGCCGCCGCGCGCCATGGTATCGATCTTCGGTCCACCCGGGTATCCCACGCCCAGCACGCGCGCAACCTTATCAAAAGCTTCTCCTGCTGCGTCGTCCCGCGTGCCGCCCAGAATTTCAAAAGAGGTATAATCCCGGACCAGCACCAGCAAACTATGCCCACCTGAAGCCACCAGCGTTAAAAACGGCGGCTTCAGCTCGGAAAACACCAGATAATTTGCCGCGATATGGCCCCGGATGTGATGCACCGGGATAAACGGTTTCTGTAAAGAATACGCCAGGGACTTGCCGAAATTGGCGCCTACCAGCAAGGCACCGATCAGTCCCGGCGCGCAGGTCGCCGCAACAGCGTCAACGTCCGATGCATCCATATTGGCTTCCCGCAAGGCCAGATCGATGACACGCACCACGGCCTCCATATGCCGGCGGGAAGCGATTTCCGGAACCACCCCGCCATAGAGGGCATGAGTCTCCACCTGACTGTCTACGATATTGGATAAAATATGCCGTCCGTCTTCGATGATCGCAGCGGCGGTTTCATCGCAAGAGGACTCAATCGCTAAAATTTTCATTTCAAATCATCCATTTCTTTGTCTGGCATCCTGTTGTCAACGCATGGTGCCATCCGATATTTCTTTTTCCATACATAGCACATTCGAATCGCCCACAAAATCCCCGTAATTGTCGCAAACCTGATAGCCCAGATGGCGATAGGCTGTGATTGCCCCTTCCATATCCGAACCAGTTTCCAGCACCGCCCGATGGCAGCCAGATGCTGCGGCATGCTGCTCGATGGCTTCCATCAGCTGGCGTGCGATCCCCTGCTCCCGATATGCAGGGCGGACATACATGCGTTTGACCTCTGCTGTGACGGCATCCATCGCTTTCCAGCAGCAGCATGCGACCGGGACTTCCTGCACATAGGCCACCGCGGCACCAGCCATTTTTGTCAGGTCATGATATTTTTGATATTTCCGCGTGGCTTCTCCGTAACGTTTCACGAAAAAGTCATCCAATTCTGCGGTCAACATGTGTAAATGTGGGTGATTAACTTCTACAAATTTTAATTCCATATTCTTCATTCCAATCTTCCAAAGGTCCATCAATCGGCCGATTCTTTATCCAAAAATAAGGTCATCAGCATGGCGTCCTCTTTGGGGTCATGATAGAACGCTTTGCGCGTGCCCACAGAAATATAGCCTGCCTTTTCATATAAAGCAATGGCTGCTACATTGGATACCCGTACTTCCAGGGTAATAAACGACAGCCCCTGCTTCTCCGCTGCTTTTTGCAGTTCCTGCAATAGACGGCGGGCAATGCCATGCCGCCGGGCATCCGGCCGAACCGCTACATTGGTGATATATCCTTCATCCAGCACGGTTTTACAGCCCACATATCCCAGCGGTTCCGGCCCCTCCGCTACCAGGAACAAACTTCCGTCCTCTTCCAACTCTGCCGCCAAAGCGTTTTCGCTCCAAGGGGTGTGAAAGCATTGCTGCTCAATCACTGCTAGGGCCGGAATATGCTCTGGCTGCATTTTTGCGATTTTGATTTTCATGATAACCTCTCAATAATTGCCGATACCCCCGTGCGAATCTGTTCAGCGCACTGGCGGTATGTATCCAGATCCCCACCAAAAGGATCGGATATATCCTGCGGCAACAAGGTGAATAATTTACTTTCCGCTTGCGGGAATTCGGCTAAAACGCGGTCATAGTGCGCGCCGGTCATGCAGACTAGATATTTTGCGTCCGCAACAATTTGACTGTTTAACATTCGCGAATGATGCCCAGACAAATCGGCTCCCATCTCAGCCGCAGCTGTGCGGGCATGTTCGGATGCCGGCAAACCATCCACGGTAAAAATACCAGCTGACTCTGCATGCAGTCCGGTTTTCTCCTCCCCGCCCAGCGCCCGAAACAGGCCTTCGGCCATCGGGCTGCGGCAGGTATTGCCTGTACATAAAAATACGATTTTGTCCATCGTTCACCCTCCTTGCAAGGCATTGACCTTGCCATCCATGTCAATGCATATAACCTCTGTAAAGGTTGCTGCCAGTAACCTTTACACGGTACAATTATCCCTTTGCAGTATACCAATCATGCCCTGTATGCGCTTCTGCGATAAGAGGAGCATCCATTTTTATCGCACCCTCCATTTCTTCGGTCAGAAGCTTGGTGACGACTTCCTGCTCCTCCAGTGGGGCTTCCAAAATCAGCTCGTCATGCACCTGCAAGATCAATTTACTGCGATATCCTTCCTCTCGCAGGCGGCGCCAGACGCGCAGCATGGCGATTTTGATAATATCCGCTGCCGTCCCCTGAATGGGCGTATTCATGGCTACGCGTTCGCCAAACGAACGGATCGCAAAGCTTTTGCTGGAAAGCTCCGGCAAATAACGGCGACGACCAAACAACGTTTCGACATATCCATGTTCTTTGGCAAACGCTTTGCTTTCCTGCATATATCGGTCTACACCTGGATAGGTCGCCAGATAGCTTTGAATGAATTCCCGCGCCTGTTTGCGGGTCACCCCAATATCGCCCGCCAGCGCAAAATCGGAGATGCCATATACAATACCAAAGTTGACTGCCTTGCAACTGGAGCGCATTTGGCTGGTGACTTCTTCCGGCGGCACGCCATAGACCTTGGAAGCCGTCGCCGCATGGATATCCTGCCCGTGCCGGAAAGCTTCCAGCATGGCTTCATCTTTCGCGATATGGGCCAATACCCGCAGCTCAATCTGTGAATAGTCGGCATCAATCAGAACATGTTGTTCGTCCTCAGCAATGAACATACGGCGCAGTTCCCGTCCCAACTCAGTCCGTACCGGAATATTCTGCAAATTGGGGTCGGTCGAAGATAACCGTCCGGTCGCGGTCACGGTCTGCTGAAAATGCGAATGAATACGCCCATCCTTGGGGTCGATCACTTTGAGCAAACCGTCCACATAGGTGCTTTTCAGTTTGGTCAGCTGCCGGTATTCGAGCACTTCCCCGACGATGGGATGATATCCCACAATGGCTTCCAGCACTTCCGCACTGGTCGAATAGCCACTCTTGGTCTTTTTCTGCACTGGAAGGCCCAGGCGCTCAAACAAGATTTCGCCCAGCTGTTTGGGGGAATTGATATTGAATGTTCCGCCTGCATCCGCATAGATGCGTTCGGTCAGCGACTCAATCCGCTCATCGAGCTGCTCGCCAAACTCCTGCAGCAATTGAGGGTCTGCCTTGCAGCCAATGTGCTGCATATCGGCCAGCACGGTCATGAGCGGCAATTCAAGATCAAAGTATAGTTTTTTGAGTGCAGGCTGCTCATCCAATCGTTTGGCGATCTCATCGTGCACCAGCTTGACTGCTTCGGTCCATCGAGCCAGAAGGCGGACCGCTTCCTCACGCCCGCCCAAGGGAGAAAAGGCATCTTCTTTTTCAAAGGCTGCATCCGGCAGTTCCAAATTCAAATAAGACAGGGTGACCCGCTGCAAATCATAGGCTCCTTCGGCTGGATTGAGCAAATAGGCACCCAGACAAGTGTCAAATACGACACCCTCTGGCCAAATGCACCGGGCCATCAGCTGCACATAGCTCTCTTTGATATCATGCGCCACCAGCTGAACGGCACCGGAAAATAGACGGCGCAGCAATTCAAACCACTCGTCGGAGGAAAAATCGTTCTCCACATAAACGAAAGCCTGACTTCCCTGCAACAAACAAAAGGCGTCCTGCCGGGCGGTCATGTACAGATAGACCGTATCATTACAGGATTTGATCTGTGCTAGACCTGCTTCAAACTGGTCCATCGTTTGAATTGTCAGCGTGCTTTCCGGGGCTTCCGGTACATCGTCGACCGTGAGACCAAGGCGTTTGATAAAGCTCTTAAACTCCAACCGAGTCAGCAAGGCATACAGCCCTTCCTCATCGATAAATTCTTCCGATAACGCTGTGGGGTCGATAGGCAATGGCGCATTGCGATCAATCGTCGCAAGCCAAAAGCTGTCCCGCGCACTTTGTGCACCGGCTTCCAACTTGTCCCGTACTCCTTTTTTGATGTCGGGGCTGTCCAGATTTTCGTAAATCGCATCCAGCGACCCAAAGCGCAGCAGCAGATTCATCGCTGTTTTTTGCCCGATGCCCGGTACGCCGCTGATATTATCCGAAGAATCGCCCATCAGGGCTTTCAGATCGATCAAATGGATGGGTGCAAATCCGTATTCTTCTTGGAACAAAGCTTCATCGTACCGGGTCGTGGTCGTCTGGCCCATCTTGGTGGTCACCAAACGAACGGTCGTCCCGCCGCCGACCAGCTGCAAGCTGTCTCGGTCACCGGTTACAATGACGCATTCGTCCCCATGCTCGTTGAGCACCCGGCTGATCGTGCCGATCAGATCATCTGCCTCATAACCGGCCTGTTCGCAGCAAGTGACTCCCAGCTTATCCAGCACATCCTTCATCACAGGCAGCTGAACGGCCAATTCGTCCGGCATCCCCTTTCGGGTCGCCTTGTAGCTGTCAAACTTCTTGTGACGGAAGGTCTTTTCCCGCACGTCAAAACAAACGATTGTCCGGTCGGGGCATTCTTCGTCTTGCAGCTTAAAAAAGGTCGATAAAAACCCATAGATTGCATTGGTATACAAGCCTTCGTGGTTGGTGAGCAGCCGCACGCCATAAAACGCGCGGTTTAAAATGCTGTTGCCATCAATGACCATGATTTTCATAGGCGTTTCCTCATTCCACAGTTTTCGATATTGAATATAGTATACTCCAAATCGTGCTTTTGCACAACCGAACCGGCAAAATAACCTGTTTTATACAAAAACATGCGGCCTACTCCAATGCAGGCCGCATGTTTGATCTTAATCTTCTAATTTTAAATCGTTTTCTTTGATCCATCCCATCTTCCGCAAGATCTCGCAAAAGATGACGGACAGGATGGCCGGCAGCACGAAGCTGATGAGGATAAGTCCCAACCATTCCATCATACCGGGTGATACGGGGGCTGCATTGTTCGTCGGCGAAATCCAGCCGGTATATACGCCGATCTGACCCACCAGTCCGCAGGTACCCATGCCCGACGAAACGGGCGCACCGTTCATCTGCAAGCCAAAGACACAGGTTGCAATTGGTCCGGTAATCGCTGACGCCAGTGTGGGCGGAATCCAGATGCGCGGATTGCGTACAATATTGGGCATTTGCAGCATTGAGGTCCCCAATCCTTGAGAAACTAGGCCGCCCCAGCGGTTTTCCCGGAAACTCATCACTGCAAAACCGATCATCTGCGCGCAGCAACCAGCAACCGCGGCGCCACCAGCCAAACCAGTCAAGCCCAACGCTGCACAAATGGCGGCCGACGAAATCGGTAACGTCAGTGCGACGCCGACAACGACCGAAACGACCACGCCCATCAGGAACGGCTGCAAATCGGTCGCCCACATAATGATCTGCCCAACTGCGGAGGCCGCAGCGCCAATGGCCGGTGCGCACCAAGCCGCTAACATACAGCCCGAGAAAATCGTGACAAACGGCGTCACTAGGATATCGATTTTGGTTTCCTTGGATACCGCCTTTCCCAATTCGGCTGCAATGACGGTAATGATCAGCACCGCAAGTGGACCACCGGCGCCGCCCAATTCATTGGTAGCCGAGCCAACGGTAATGAGCGAAAACAGCACCAGCGGCGGACAATGCAGTGCCCAACCGATGGCACAAGCCATCGCTGCGCCGACAACGTGCGTTTCTTTGGCGAAGTCACCCACTTGGACAAATACATCGATGCCCAATTGGGTGCCCAGCGTACCGACGATTGTGCCAATCAGAAGCGAGGCAAACAGGCCTTGCGCCATGGCGCCCAGTGCATCGACACCATATCGTTTTGCGGAGATTTCGATGTCCTTCCTCCGCAGAAATTCTTTTACGTTACTCATTTGAATCCGTCCTTTTTAATATGTCTTGTCACCTGTCAAATATAATAACAAATCTGCTGACAAATTGCAATCCTTTTTTGCATAAAAAACAGCGGCCTAAAAGGCCGCTGCTCTTTACGTATCATCTTCCATCTTTTCGAAGGTCAAAATTACTTTGAACAAATCGCCATCTACCATCAGTTCAAATTTGCCTTGCATCAGCTCGGTCAAACTTTGTGCAATGGACAAGCCCAAACCACTTCCTTCAGTCGAACGCGAAGCGTCGCCGCGGACAAAACGTTCCATCAGCTCATCTGCCGCAATGTTGAGCCGTTCACGCGAGATATTCTTCAGAGAAATGACCACCTGATTGGACCGGGTTTCCAAATCCATATATACCCGGGTACCCGGCATAGCATACTTGGTGATATTTCCAAGCAGATTATCAAACACGCGCCAAAGCAGGCGTCCATCCGCATAAATCGACGGCTCTTGCTCTGGGATGCTCAGCACAACATCCAGATTGCAGGACTGAAACCGTTCTGCGTATTCTCCGACACATTGCCGGAGCAGTTCGCCAGCATGGCTGCGTTCGGCATGAACTGTGATATTGCCGGTCGTTGCCTTACTGACTTCGATCAAATCGGTAATCAATTTTTTGAGTTTTGCGGATTGCCGGTCTAGTACGTCAAGATATTCTGTGGCCGGACCATCAGGTACCGGTTCCCCCTTGAGCAAATCGACATAGTTGATGATCGATGTCAAAGGGGTTTTGATATCGTGCGAAACATTGGTGAGCAACTCATAACGCATACGTTCGCTTTTGAGCCGTTCTTCGACGGCTACCGTCATCCCATCGGAAATCGCATTGAGATTGCGGGCATGGTCCTGTAAATCCCAATACATGTGATCGGTCGGCACCTTATAATCCAAATCGCCGCCTGCAAGTCGCTCCCCACCTTTTTTGAGCCGGTCGAGCTGCACGGCAAAAAAGCCGACGCCCAAAAGAATCAAGATATCGAGCAGCAACATGAGCAAAAACAAGCCGCCATCATAAACGGAGTGGAATGCCAGGAATTCCAAAACAATGAGCAATACCGCCGTAATGCCTACCAGTTTCCAAATAACATTTAAGTGCCGGAACAAGTCGGAGAGTTGGCCGAAAATCGTTCCCAAGCCATGCCGCACTTTGCGTAAAAGAGGAAGCAAAGCATTGGGCTTGGGTTCCGTCGCGCCGCCT of the Intestinibacillus sp. Marseille-P6563 genome contains:
- a CDS encoding sensor histidine kinase: MNAQTWYEYDQKQQKDYSELQFYNELTKKLQESSLRVILVYQDGTEYPIAGTKVNNTMEELPYYSHYEEDYGYKVYLDTSGTYQDCFLYLREQYLNHVQNRWTYLIHGGISLAIMLLAWIVLLLSAGRSASDGTIALKGFHRVPFDVLTVVFAVLCCLITVPIEEYFSLPYYVGVEAYQMLPFMTGLVVAVVAGAVLLVLLWIHTGVARIKGRMLLRSTLIWKVGAWLWRKLHGGVGCMVRVGQRAVAQRHAKQQEGGATEPKPNALLPLLRKVRHGLGTIFGQLSDLFRHLNVIWKLVGITAVLLIVLEFLAFHSVYDGGLFLLMLLLDILILLGVGFFAVQLDRLKKGGERLAGGDLDYKVPTDHMYWDLQDHARNLNAISDGMTVAVEERLKSERMRYELLTNVSHDIKTPLTSIINYVDLLKGEPVPDGPATEYLDVLDRQSAKLKKLITDLIEVSKATTGNITVHAERSHAGELLRQCVGEYAERFQSCNLDVVLSIPEQEPSIYADGRLLWRVFDNLLGNITKYAMPGTRVYMDLETRSNQVVISLKNISRERLNIAADELMERFVRGDASRSTEGSGLGLSIAQSLTELMQGKFELMVDGDLFKVILTFEKMEDDT